In a genomic window of Diabrotica undecimpunctata isolate CICGRU chromosome 2, icDiaUnde3, whole genome shotgun sequence:
- the LOC140435164 gene encoding toll-like receptor Tollo, whose translation MIWLIFSGLLVTVFAKSLTNVDSPPRGCEWQMQLIDVNVSGEEPVLYCQIRTINSVEFLVRNLTQSESDRVTVLMLECNDVLFFESSLETARQGNFLSSLKQLRDLRVENCKIRNIPAGAFSQLRHLKKLSLRSHNSEWSAMNLELHPDSFRGLADVRSLDLADNNIWSTPEELFCPLFNLKHLNLTKNKLQNASALGFSDWGNGPLAPGKACVSGLEILDLSHNDIISLSDNGFSALRSLEELHLENNAISTLGDRAFVGLTALNSLNLSSNCLVALPPELFQSSRELRHLYLHNNSLSVLAPGLLEGLDQLQVLDLSDNELTSHWVKRDTFAGLVRLVVLNLASNQLTKIDTTLFRDLYTLQILNLEHNNINSIQDGAFTELKNLHGLILSHNRLVRIENYHFSGMYALNQLLLDSNEIEHIHPKAFENVTNLQDLGLNGNILGTVPPGIGQLRFLRTLDLGKNHIKSVTNASFEGLEMLYGLRLVDNHIVNISRDAFSTLPSLQVLNLASNKIKYVEQSAFSSNPTLKAIRLDSNELTDISGVFTNLKTLVWLNVSSNKLLWFDFSHLPVSLEWLDMHDNQVPELANYYDVRNNLKIKMLDASYNLITEVKGNSVPDSVETLFLNNNKITKVHANTFNDKKALEKVVLYGNEIKFLDLAALSLSPVTNEKDLPQFYIGDNPFYCDCKMEWLLRINHLSNLRQYPQVLDLDSVTCELAHSRGAPPQPLLTLKPSNFLCPYDAHCFPVCHCCDFDACDCEMTCPDRCTCYHDHTWTSNVVDCSNAGYNNVPEKIPMDATEIYLDGNDLGELGSHVFIGKKKLEVLFLNNSNVKALHNRTFNGANSLKILHMENNKLEELRGFEFDQLENINELYLDHNEISYVNNNTFKNMHNLEVLKLDENKIVDFVPWKLPDSEASVSNPRVTLDGNKWSCDCNTLNRLVAWIRETGGNPAKMFCADMDNSETVADVIHRCEDMDNAIATSVIQREVIKSHQLFGGGSYVPLLAATLVAVIVVCLLVAIMFVFRQEVRLWAHSKYGVRIFQDVNAGLDGGDDRDRLYDCYMVYSHKDEDLASRVIAPELEQLGHTLCLHYRDLHLMGGASYLADAMVGAADASRRVVFVVSPLLICNEWSRPEFRAALQTALRTTYRQKLICILSGDPLEPMDPELRALLRACTVTRWGERRFWEKLRYAMPDVINNSTARRNKKPPEIRCKPPTRYTPAPTAHDSWCKYQPMPGVHAVALTPTPTQSTYVSGESARSTEDEAGSSSSSQHYGSEQLNHSYVSIDGRPPQYSQYPPCRNEVPHHVYSTIPDAPSQTRTYFV comes from the exons ATGATTTGGTTAATATTTAGTGGTTTGTTAGTGACAGTTTTCGCAAAAAGTTTAACGAATGTGGATTCCCCACCGAGAGGTTGTGAATGGCAGATGCAACTTATTGATGTCAATGTAAGTGGAGAAGAACCAGTGCTTTATTGTCAAATTAGGACCATAAATAGTGTTGAATTTTTGGTTAGGAACTTAACTCAATCTGAATCAGATCGCGTGACAGTATTAATGTTAGAGTGTAACGATGTTTTGTTTTTCGAGAGTTCTTTGGAAACCGCACGACAGGGCAATTTTTTATCCTCGCTGAAACAACTTAGAGATCTTAGAGTAGAAAATTGCAAAATTAGAAATATACCTGCTGGAGCCTTCTCACAACTCAGACatttaaaaaaactttctttGAGATCGCACAATTCAGAATGGTCTGCTATGAACTTAGAATTGCATCCTGATAGCTTTCGAGGATTGGCAGATGTAAGAAGTTTAGATTTAGCTGATAATAATATTTGGAGCACTCCAGAAGaattattttgtccattatttaaCTTAAAACACCTTAATCTTACTAAAAACAAACTTCAAAACGCTTCAGCTTTAGGATTTTCCGATTGGGGCAACGGACCTTTAGCTCCGGGAAAAGCATGTGTTAGTGGATTAGAAATTTTGGATTTATCTCACAACGACATTATATCCTTGTCAGACAATGGCTTTTCGGCTTTGCGATCTTTGGAAGAACTTCATTTGGAAAATAACGCAATCTCTACTCTGGGCGACCGAGCTTTTGTGGGCCTAACGGCACTAAACTCCTTGAATTTGTCAAGTAACTGCCTTGTTGCTTTACCACCAGAACTATTTCAAAGCTCGAGAGAGTTGAGACATCTTTATTTACATAACAACTCGCTAAGTGTCCTAGCTCCAGGCCTTTTAGAAGGACTCGACCAACTTCAGGTCCTTGATTTATCAGATAACGAACTTACAAGTCATTGGGTGAAAAGAGACACTTTTGCAGGCCTAGTAAGATTAGTTGTGTTGAATTTAGCCAGTAACCAATTAACCAAGATTGATACAACTTTGTTTAGAGATTTATATACGTTGCAAATTTTAAATTTAGAACACAATAACATAAATTCCATTCAAGACGGTGCTTTTACAGAGTTGAAGAATTTACATGGTCTCATACTGAGCCACAATCGTTTAGTTCGTATTGAAAACTACCATTTTTCCGGAATGTACGCTTTAAACCAACTCTTGTTAGATTCGAATGAAATAGAGCACATTCATCCGAAAGCTTTCGAGAACGTGACGAATTTACAGGACTTGGGTTTGAACGGAAATATTCTCGGTACAGTGCCGCCCGGTATAGGACAGTTACGCTTCTTAAGAACGCTCGATTTAGGTAAGAACCATATCAAATCGGTGACTAATGCCTCTTTTGAAGGACTGGAGATGCTATATGGCCTGAGATTAGTCGACAACCACATCGTGAACATTTCTAGAGATGCATTTTCTACACTGCCATCGTTACAGGTATTGAATTTagcttcaaataaaataaaatacgttGAACAGAGTGCTTTTTCAAGTAATCCAACACTTAAAGCCATTCGTTTAGATTCCAACGAACTCACGGACATAAGTGGTgtatttacaaatttaaaaactcTCGTTTGGTTGAATGTTTCATCGAATAAACTACTCTGGTTCGATTTCAGCCATTTACCTGTCAGTTTGGAGTGGCTCGACATGCACGACAACCAAGTGCCCGAGCTAGCGAATTATTACGACGTAAGAAACAacttaaaaatcaaaatgttGGATGCCAGTTACAACTTAATAACAGAAGTTAAAGGAAATTCAGTACCTGACAGCGTAGAGACTCTCTTTTTAAACAACAATAAGATTACAAAAGTACATGCAAACACGTTCAATGACAAAAAAGCTTTGGAAAAAGTGGTTTTGTACGgaaacgaaataaaatttctcGATTTGGCAGCGCTAAGTCTCAGTCCTGTTACTAACGAGAAAGATTTGCCGCAGTTTTATATCGGAGACAATCCTTTTTATTGCGATTGTAAGATGGAATGGCTTCTAAGAATCAATCATCTCAGTAATTTAAGACAGTACCCTCAAGTATTGGATTTGGATTCTGTGACTTGTGAGCTCGCCCACTCCAGGGGCGCGCCTCCTCAACCGCTACTAACTTTAAAACCGTCGAACTTTTTGTGTCCATACGATGCGCATTGTTTCCCGGTATGTCATTGTTGTGATTTTGACGCTTGTGATTGTGAAATGACTTGTCCTGATAGGTGTACCTGCTATCATGACCATACGTGGACTTCGAATGTTGTAGATTGCAGCAACGCGGGGTATAACAACGTTCCCGAAAAAATTCCGATGGACGCTACTGAGATTTACCTGGACGGTAACGACCTAGGCGAGCTAGGTAGTCACGTTTTCATCGGTaagaaaaaactcgaagttttgtttttaaataacagtAACGTGAAAGCTTTACACAATAGGACTTTTAACGGGGCGAATTCTTTAAAAATACTTCAtatggaaaataataaattggaagAATTGCGTGGTTTCGAATTCGATCAATTAGAAAATATCAACGAACTTTACTTAGACCACAACGAGATCAGTTACGTcaataataatacatttaaaaacatgCATAATCTCGAAGTGCTCAAATTAGACGAGAATAAAATCGTTGATTTCGTCCCATGGAAGTTGCCGGATTCTGAAGCGAGCGTATCCAATCCACGTGTTACCCTCGACGGCAACAAGTGGTCCTGCGATTGCAATACTCTCAACCGACTCGTAGCCTGGATTCGGGAGACAGGTGGCAATCCCGCGAAAATGTTCTGTGCCGATATGGACAACTCCGAAACGGTCGCGGATGTGATTCACCGCTGCGAGGACATGGATAATGCTATCGCGACATCGGTTATTCAGCGCGAGGTGATAAAAAGTCACCAACTCTTCGGCGGCGGCAGCTACGTACCCCTTCTGGCCGCTACCCTCGTGGCCGTCATCGTAGTGTGTTTGCTGGTCGCTATTATGTTTGTTTTTCGGCAAGAAGTAAGACTTTGGGCCCATTCCAAGTACGGCGTTCGGATTTTTCAAGATGTAAATGCGGGATTGGATGGTGGAGACGACAGAGATAGGCTTTACGACTGCTACATGGTGTACAGCCACAAAGACGAAGATCTTGCTTCGAGAGTGATTGCCCCTGAGCTGGAACAATTAGGACACACGTTGTGTTTGCATTACAG AGACCTCCATTTGATGGGTGGCGCGTCATACCTGGCAGACGCCATGGTGGGTGCAGCTGACGCTTCCAGAAGAGTAGTCTTCGTAGTATCTCCTCTGCTTATCTGCAACGAATGGTCCCGACCAGAATTTAGAGCCGCTTTACAAACAGCTCTCAGAACGACTTATCGCCAAAAACTTATCTGCATCCTCAGCGGCGATCCCCTCGAACCCATGGATCCTGAACTGAGAGCTCTTCTAAGAGCTTGCACTGTGACCAGATGGGGAGAGCGCCGTTTCTGGGAGAAATTAAGATATGCAATGCCTGATGTTATTAACAACTCTACCGCCAGGAGGAACAAGAAACCTCCAGAGATCAGGTGTAAACCTCCCACTCGCTACACTCCAGCTCCTACGGCCCATGACTCTTGGTGCAAGTACCAACCGATGCCGGGAGTCCATGCTGTTGCTTTAACCCCAACTCCAACCCAAAGTACTTACGTGTCCGGCGAGTCTGCACGGAGTACCGAAGATGAAGCGGGTTCTAGTTCTAGTAGTCAACACTATGGTTCCGAGCAGCTGAACCATAGCTACGTGTCAATTGATGGGCGACCTCCTCAGTACAGTCAGTACCCGCCCTGCAGGAACGAAGTACCACACCATGTCTATTCAACTATTCCGGACGCTCCGTCCCAGACCAGGACGTACTTTGTTTAA